The proteins below are encoded in one region of Longimicrobiales bacterium:
- a CDS encoding mechanosensitive ion channel, with protein MIQSLPENWITLIGLLAILVVASWLGDLATTRVFRGVARRVAGRTKSTWDDRVIERNVIARIAHVVPAAIMYFGVGPALGVTPVEAAAATDPDIVLLSWTLIRRVSAAFIVLTATMALSSLLDAANDIYTEAYSESNSRPIKGYLQVISLVAYLAASIVIVSILADRNPTVFLSGLGALTAVLMLVFRDTILSLVASIQIMSNDIIRIGDWVEMPQANADGDVIDIALHTVKVQNWDKTISAVPTHSFIGESFKNWRGMSESGGRRIKRAIHIDMGSVHFLEDSEVERLSRYEVLREYMGSKRSELDSYHAEHAPADPEVIPEQRRLTNLGTFRAYVVNYLRVHPQTHRDMTLLVRQLASGPQGIPIEIYCFSNDTEWGSYEAFQADIFDHLIAILPEFGLKAFQEPTGDDFAGAGGSR; from the coding sequence ATGATTCAATCTCTACCAGAAAACTGGATCACCCTCATTGGGCTCCTGGCCATCTTGGTCGTGGCCTCGTGGCTCGGTGATCTCGCCACGACCCGCGTCTTTCGTGGAGTCGCCCGGAGGGTGGCCGGCCGAACCAAGTCGACTTGGGATGACCGGGTCATCGAACGAAACGTCATCGCGCGTATCGCCCACGTGGTACCGGCCGCGATCATGTACTTCGGCGTCGGTCCGGCCCTTGGGGTAACACCTGTCGAGGCAGCTGCTGCAACCGACCCGGACATTGTCCTGCTCTCTTGGACGCTCATTCGGCGTGTGAGCGCCGCGTTCATCGTGCTCACCGCGACGATGGCCCTCAGTTCACTGCTCGACGCGGCCAACGACATTTACACCGAGGCGTACTCGGAGTCGAACAGCCGGCCCATCAAAGGCTACCTGCAGGTGATCAGCCTGGTCGCATATCTCGCTGCGAGCATCGTGATCGTCTCGATCCTTGCCGACCGGAATCCCACTGTCTTCCTGTCCGGGCTCGGCGCGCTTACCGCCGTCCTCATGTTGGTCTTCAGAGACACGATCCTGTCTCTCGTTGCCAGTATTCAGATCATGTCGAACGACATCATCCGGATCGGCGACTGGGTCGAGATGCCCCAGGCCAACGCAGACGGTGACGTGATCGACATCGCACTGCACACGGTCAAGGTCCAAAACTGGGACAAGACGATTTCCGCCGTCCCAACGCACAGCTTCATAGGCGAGTCCTTCAAGAACTGGCGCGGCATGTCGGAGTCCGGCGGACGTCGGATCAAACGGGCCATCCATATCGATATGGGGTCGGTGCACTTCCTCGAAGACAGTGAAGTCGAACGTCTGTCACGGTATGAGGTGCTCCGCGAGTACATGGGCTCCAAGCGCTCCGAGCTGGACAGCTATCACGCGGAGCATGCCCCTGCAGACCCGGAGGTGATTCCCGAACAGCGGCGGCTCACGAACCTCGGGACGTTCCGAGCCTACGTCGTGAACTACTTGAGGGTCCACCCACAGACACACCGCGACATGACACTACTCGTTCGCCAACTGGCGTCGGGACCCCAGGGCATTCCCATCGAGATCTACTGCTTCTCGAACGATACCGAGTGGGGGAGCTACGAGGCATTCCAAGCAGACATCTTCGACCACTTGATCGCGATTCTCCCCGAGTTTGGCTTGAAGGCATTTCAGGAGCCGACGGGGGATGACTTCGCCGGGGCAGGTGGAAGCCGCTAA
- a CDS encoding serine hydrolase has product MKCTMLTNIVSAVVVGAAMTMAVEASAQIAPPPREGIVRVAARLEPEIRRAMLEGNIPSMVIALTDREGELWSAAYGQSNLWARTPASTNTVYLIGSTFKAQSTVALLQQMEQGKFFLDDKVSDYLEGLTLRGEDPDNPVTFRHMLTHTSGMPGDFGPHLVWGETSPLALTEYLTDSLRLATPPQQAVVYSNMAYSLVAHLVEKFSGVPYKQYIRENVWGALDMDHTVFDLPPEMEERISVPYAPDQNTGRNTATARLKANVWPAGIVYGTVHNQANWVRFNLGDGSWNGRSVLQESTLDQMHTLQYEQFIGQGLGGGWGYENPGYGLTWWTSTRAGERFFAHSGSLPGYTAFASGNKTRGFGVAFLTNGNAAHVHLVRLTTLALDLLAEEMGESR; this is encoded by the coding sequence ATGAAGTGCACCATGCTGACAAACATCGTTTCTGCAGTAGTCGTCGGCGCGGCGATGACTATGGCTGTGGAGGCCAGCGCCCAAATCGCGCCGCCGCCAAGGGAAGGGATCGTCAGGGTCGCTGCACGGCTGGAGCCGGAGATCAGGCGAGCGATGCTCGAGGGGAACATCCCATCGATGGTGATCGCGCTGACCGACCGGGAGGGCGAGCTGTGGAGCGCGGCATATGGTCAGTCGAACCTGTGGGCGCGCACTCCGGCATCCACCAACACGGTCTACCTCATCGGGTCCACATTCAAAGCACAGTCGACCGTGGCGCTCCTCCAGCAGATGGAGCAGGGGAAGTTTTTCCTTGACGACAAGGTGAGCGACTACCTGGAGGGACTCACCTTGCGGGGCGAGGACCCTGACAACCCCGTGACCTTCCGCCACATGCTGACTCACACCTCGGGTATGCCCGGCGATTTCGGTCCGCACCTCGTCTGGGGCGAAACCTCTCCACTCGCGCTGACCGAGTACCTCACGGACTCGCTACGTCTAGCAACGCCGCCTCAGCAAGCGGTGGTCTACTCGAACATGGCGTACTCGCTCGTGGCACACCTGGTCGAGAAATTCTCAGGCGTGCCCTACAAGCAGTACATCCGGGAGAACGTGTGGGGCGCTCTCGACATGGATCACACCGTGTTCGATCTCCCGCCTGAGATGGAGGAACGGATCTCGGTACCCTACGCGCCTGACCAGAACACCGGGCGGAACACCGCCACGGCGCGCCTGAAGGCCAACGTATGGCCGGCGGGCATCGTGTACGGGACGGTTCACAACCAGGCGAACTGGGTCCGCTTCAACTTGGGAGACGGAAGTTGGAACGGCCGCTCTGTGCTTCAGGAGTCCACGCTGGACCAGATGCACACGCTGCAGTACGAACAGTTCATCGGCCAGGGGCTGGGCGGTGGGTGGGGCTACGAAAATCCGGGGTACGGCCTCACCTGGTGGACATCCACCCGAGCAGGCGAGCGCTTCTTCGCCCACTCGGGGAGCCTGCCCGGCTACACAGCCTTCGCGTCTGGAAACAAGACGCGTGGATTCGGGGTTGCCTTCCTCACCAACGGAAACGCGGCTCATGTACACCTCGTTCGTTTGACGACTTTGGCTCTCGATCTGCTCGCAGAAGAGATGGGAGAGTCTCGCTAG
- a CDS encoding dicarboxylate/amino acid:cation symporter, which translates to MLHLLIALGLVLGLGTGLLAAATGSDFLMAIATGSAPLGTVFMNAIRMVVIPLVMAVIFTGVAGLGDPRKLGKLGGLTLGFYWLSLIPAIAVGMATTAFMLRFAPALPVPATTVQSVPELPGIVDFLVSLVPSNPFAAASSGQLLPLIVFTALLAAATGALEAKHRDTLIEFAEATSEALIKLVWWILWTAPIGVFGLAAPVTAQLGWGLIQSLAIFIASVVIALALYFGLLMVPLLKIVAGIGLGRFMKGMFGATSIGFSTTSTVAALPVTLEEARNNLGVSETVADLVLPLGASMYRPGSALFQGSAIVFLAHLFEVPFPLAAMSGALLATFLVSLTVAPVPSSSVVTLAPALDAVGIPIAGLAILLGVDRIPDMFRTTINLWSQTASAVLVDKWAGGGEVDAGESGETEPDSQATA; encoded by the coding sequence ATGCTGCATCTCCTCATCGCACTCGGCCTCGTACTTGGGCTCGGAACGGGGCTGTTGGCCGCCGCAACCGGATCGGACTTCCTCATGGCGATCGCCACGGGGTCGGCGCCCTTGGGCACTGTGTTCATGAACGCCATCCGAATGGTGGTGATTCCTCTGGTGATGGCAGTCATCTTCACCGGCGTAGCAGGGCTGGGTGATCCTCGGAAGCTCGGGAAACTGGGCGGCCTGACGCTCGGCTTCTATTGGTTGTCACTGATCCCGGCGATCGCCGTCGGTATGGCGACCACAGCGTTTATGCTTCGGTTCGCACCTGCACTCCCAGTGCCCGCCACCACGGTGCAGTCGGTGCCGGAGCTCCCTGGCATCGTGGACTTTCTGGTGAGTCTGGTCCCGAGCAATCCGTTCGCGGCGGCGAGTTCGGGGCAGCTCTTACCGCTCATCGTGTTCACAGCGCTCCTCGCGGCCGCTACGGGTGCGCTAGAGGCGAAGCATAGGGACACGCTGATCGAGTTCGCTGAGGCCACGAGCGAGGCGCTCATCAAATTGGTCTGGTGGATCCTCTGGACGGCTCCGATCGGTGTATTCGGACTCGCCGCTCCGGTGACTGCGCAGCTCGGGTGGGGTCTCATCCAGAGCCTGGCGATCTTCATCGCGAGCGTGGTGATCGCGTTGGCACTGTACTTCGGCCTGTTAATGGTTCCGCTCCTCAAGATCGTTGCTGGCATCGGACTCGGGCGCTTCATGAAGGGGATGTTTGGAGCGACATCAATCGGGTTCTCCACCACGAGCACCGTCGCCGCGCTCCCGGTAACCCTCGAGGAAGCCCGAAACAATTTGGGCGTCTCGGAGACTGTAGCCGACCTCGTGCTCCCCCTTGGAGCCTCGATGTACCGGCCCGGCAGTGCGCTCTTCCAGGGCTCTGCCATCGTATTCTTGGCCCACCTGTTCGAAGTGCCGTTCCCGTTGGCCGCGATGAGCGGAGCGCTCCTCGCCACGTTCCTGGTATCTCTGACTGTGGCCCCCGTGCCGTCTTCCAGCGTGGTCACACTCGCCCCGGCGTTGGATGCCGTCGGTATCCCGATAGCGGGGCTCGCTATTCTTTTGGGCGTCGACCGGATTCCCGACATGTTCCGCACCACGATCAACCTGTGGAGCCAGACTGCCTCAGCTGTACTCGTGGATAAGTGGGCGGGTGGCGGCGAAGTCGACGCTGGGGAGAGCGGCGAGACTGAGCCCGACTCTCAGGCTACTGCCTGA
- a CDS encoding CopD family protein produces MFAALIASWGAITGRFFVVPRAPVESRDHLTAVARRMGSTAALLLPVAMGLVFYRQLIEFRDPFATWTEDANLLVRQTAWGQLWLWGVAGSLATPVLFLASATGTSSSALRRAAWWPTAIVVLLMCAFPAYSGHAAGTDTLRVLSLPADVIHVLAAGSWVGGLLFVILAERALLPTLVPLFSPIALASVAALIVTGTIGSWLHLDSLAALGSTSYGRLLLLKIGLVLGVLALGAINWKKLTPRLREAGGPAELRRAATFELLLAHVVILITALLVRTSPLHDWSWSNIGH; encoded by the coding sequence TTGTTCGCGGCCCTGATCGCCTCTTGGGGGGCGATCACGGGCCGCTTCTTCGTGGTGCCACGGGCACCCGTGGAGTCTCGCGACCATCTCACCGCAGTCGCTCGCCGAATGGGCTCGACCGCGGCGTTGTTGCTGCCTGTTGCGATGGGCCTCGTCTTCTACCGACAGTTGATCGAGTTCCGGGATCCCTTCGCTACGTGGACCGAGGACGCGAACCTGTTGGTCCGCCAGACCGCCTGGGGACAGCTATGGTTGTGGGGGGTGGCCGGATCGTTGGCGACTCCCGTGCTCTTCCTCGCATCAGCGACCGGTACATCCTCCAGCGCCCTGCGCCGGGCCGCTTGGTGGCCCACGGCGATCGTCGTCCTCCTGATGTGCGCTTTTCCAGCATACAGTGGACACGCGGCGGGAACTGATACCCTGCGGGTGTTGTCTCTCCCGGCGGATGTCATCCATGTGCTGGCCGCCGGGAGTTGGGTCGGGGGGCTCCTGTTCGTGATTCTGGCCGAGCGTGCGTTGCTTCCCACACTCGTCCCTCTTTTCTCTCCGATCGCACTCGCGTCGGTGGCGGCGTTGATCGTCACCGGGACCATTGGCTCCTGGCTTCACCTCGACTCGCTCGCAGCACTCGGGTCCACCTCGTACGGCCGCCTCCTCCTGCTGAAGATCGGACTCGTACTCGGGGTCTTGGCGCTGGGAGCGATCAACTGGAAGAAGCTCACGCCCCGCTTGCGAGAAGCAGGCGGTCCCGCCGAACTTCGGCGAGCTGCGACATTCGAACTCTTGCTCGCACATGTCGTCATCCTGATCACCGCTCTGCTCGTGCGCACCTCGCCGCTACACGACTGGTCCTGGTCCAACATAGGTCACTAA
- the argR gene encoding arginine repressor, with the protein MNKKIRHDQILDAIKQHRVTSQEALCEILHAEGTDVTQATVSRDIRELRLVKVPGADGTSHYSMPDEWESTPSLRSLLPTLFQSADGVDHLLVIRTMKGAAQTVAAGIDWEEWPEVLGTLAGDDTVLIILRSHKSLESTKARIEKMASRSG; encoded by the coding sequence ATGAACAAGAAGATCCGGCACGACCAGATCCTCGACGCAATCAAGCAGCATCGGGTCACGAGCCAAGAGGCGCTCTGTGAGATCCTGCACGCGGAAGGCACCGATGTGACGCAAGCCACGGTGTCGCGGGATATCCGAGAGCTCAGACTTGTGAAAGTTCCCGGAGCCGATGGCACATCCCACTATTCCATGCCGGACGAATGGGAGAGCACGCCCTCGCTCCGTTCACTCCTGCCGACTCTGTTTCAGTCTGCAGATGGCGTAGATCACCTTCTGGTGATCCGTACAATGAAGGGAGCGGCCCAGACCGTTGCCGCCGGCATCGACTGGGAAGAGTGGCCTGAGGTCCTCGGCACCCTGGCGGGTGACGACACGGTCCTCATCATCCTGCGGTCCCATAAATCGCTCGAAAGTACCAAGGCGCGAATTGAGAAGATGGCATCCCGCTCGGGTTGA
- the trxA gene encoding thioredoxin, protein MTVTQDDFDATVLGASVPVLVDFYADWCGPCKMVAPLMDEIAQAQSGKMLVVKVDTDKAPLVAERYGIRSIPTVILFQEGEEMERSAGFEPERVRDFAAKAVA, encoded by the coding sequence GTGACTGTGACTCAAGACGACTTCGATGCCACGGTTCTCGGCGCTTCCGTTCCTGTCCTGGTGGACTTCTACGCCGACTGGTGCGGGCCCTGCAAGATGGTGGCTCCGCTCATGGATGAGATCGCACAGGCCCAATCGGGAAAGATGCTCGTAGTCAAAGTGGATACGGACAAAGCTCCTTTAGTAGCTGAGCGCTACGGTATCCGCAGCATCCCGACCGTGATCCTCTTCCAAGAGGGTGAAGAAATGGAACGGAGCGCCGGGTTCGAGCCGGAACGCGTTAGAGATTTCGCTGCAAAGGCCGTGGCATGA
- a CDS encoding argininosuccinate synthase, whose protein sequence is MKVVLGYSGGLDTSVIVPWLKETYNAEVICMAGNVGQQGGLDGLEAKAYATGASGFYGEDLRQEFVEDYVFPTLKIGAVYGRKYLLGTAMARPLLGKRQAEVALQEGAQALSHGCTGKGNDQVRFELAYAALAPQMKVIAPWREWDITSREEALAYAHKRKIPLEGVDETKLFSRDENLWHISHEGGPLEDPAFEPEESMFLWTLSPELAPDTPEYVEIGFDAGVPVSVNGEVMGAVELLSTLNEIGSRHGVGRADIVENRLVGMKSRGVYETPGGTILYSAIKDLESITIDRRAEGMKDEMAQRWSDMLYEGRWWTTEREALQAMADVLSKNVTGSVKMKLFKGSCWVASRKSPVSLYREDLASFGHAATYDHSDAEGFIRLFGLPIRAAAGLEAFKKQADPEVSHIIDEVIAAGAV, encoded by the coding sequence ATGAAGGTCGTTCTTGGTTACTCAGGTGGGCTCGACACCTCAGTTATCGTGCCATGGCTCAAAGAGACCTATAACGCCGAAGTGATCTGCATGGCCGGAAACGTGGGTCAGCAGGGCGGCCTGGATGGCCTCGAAGCAAAGGCCTACGCCACCGGCGCCAGCGGCTTCTACGGTGAGGACCTCCGCCAAGAGTTCGTCGAAGACTACGTATTCCCGACGCTCAAGATCGGGGCGGTCTACGGCCGTAAGTACTTGCTGGGCACAGCGATGGCCCGTCCGCTTCTCGGAAAACGTCAGGCTGAGGTCGCGCTTCAGGAAGGCGCCCAAGCACTGTCACACGGTTGCACAGGCAAGGGGAATGACCAGGTCCGCTTCGAGTTGGCATATGCGGCCCTTGCTCCCCAAATGAAAGTGATCGCGCCGTGGAGGGAATGGGACATAACCTCCCGTGAGGAAGCCTTGGCCTACGCCCACAAGCGGAAGATCCCGCTCGAGGGAGTCGATGAGACCAAGTTGTTCAGCCGAGACGAAAATCTCTGGCACATCTCACATGAAGGTGGTCCACTCGAGGATCCGGCCTTCGAGCCAGAGGAGTCCATGTTCCTGTGGACTCTGTCGCCCGAATTGGCTCCGGACACACCGGAATACGTGGAGATCGGATTCGATGCAGGCGTGCCCGTCTCGGTCAACGGTGAGGTCATGGGCGCTGTCGAGTTGTTGTCCACGCTGAATGAGATCGGTTCGCGCCATGGCGTGGGCAGAGCAGACATCGTGGAGAACCGGCTCGTAGGCATGAAGTCACGGGGCGTCTATGAGACGCCGGGTGGCACCATCCTCTACTCGGCCATCAAGGATCTCGAATCCATCACGATCGATCGGCGCGCAGAGGGCATGAAGGATGAGATGGCCCAGCGGTGGTCGGACATGCTCTACGAGGGTCGCTGGTGGACCACGGAGCGTGAGGCTCTTCAAGCGATGGCGGACGTGCTGTCCAAGAACGTGACAGGCTCCGTGAAGATGAAGCTCTTCAAGGGATCGTGCTGGGTCGCGTCCAGAAAAAGCCCGGTCTCTCTGTACCGTGAGGACCTCGCGAGCTTCGGGCATGCGGCGACATACGACCATTCGGACGCCGAAGGCTTCATTCGCCTCTTCGGGCTCCCGATCCGTGCAGCAGCTGGATTGGAAGCATTCAAGAAGCAGGCAGACCCTGAGGTCTCGCACATCATTGACGAAGTCATCGCGGCCGGCGCGGTTTAA
- a CDS encoding creatininase family protein: MAGRPWVLSETTWSVVRESQYDVAILPWGATEAHNLHLPYGTDVYESDAVAAEAARLAWERGARPLVLPTVPFGANAQQLDIPGTINMHPSTQMAVLLDVIESLEVQGFDKLLILNGHGGNDFKQMVREAQVSTPVFLSTLSWFRLPDTQDHFDAVDNHAGEMETSLMMHTNPDLVLSLDQAGPGRAREWTLEAINEGWAWAPRRWSEVTDDTGVTRPWRRQKRVWSSFSS, translated from the coding sequence GTGGCCGGTCGCCCGTGGGTTCTCTCCGAGACGACTTGGAGCGTTGTGCGCGAGTCACAGTACGACGTCGCGATCCTCCCATGGGGCGCGACTGAGGCGCACAACCTCCACCTGCCGTACGGCACGGATGTCTACGAGAGTGACGCCGTCGCCGCGGAGGCGGCGCGCTTGGCGTGGGAGCGGGGCGCCCGCCCCCTGGTGCTGCCAACTGTGCCCTTCGGAGCAAATGCGCAGCAGCTGGACATCCCCGGCACCATCAACATGCACCCATCGACGCAGATGGCGGTCCTTTTGGATGTGATCGAGAGCCTTGAAGTACAGGGCTTCGACAAGCTCTTGATTCTCAACGGTCACGGAGGGAACGACTTCAAGCAGATGGTCCGCGAAGCTCAAGTGTCCACCCCGGTCTTTCTAAGCACACTTTCGTGGTTCCGCTTACCCGACACCCAAGACCACTTCGACGCCGTGGACAACCACGCCGGGGAAATGGAAACCAGCCTGATGATGCACACCAATCCAGATCTGGTTCTGTCGTTGGATCAGGCAGGGCCAGGCCGCGCTCGCGAGTGGACGCTGGAGGCCATCAACGAAGGGTGGGCATGGGCCCCGCGCCGCTGGTCCGAGGTCACGGACGACACCGGTGTAACCCGGCCCTGGCGACGCCAGAAAAGGGTGTGGTCTTCTTTCAGCTCGTGA
- a CDS encoding DinB family protein, producing the protein MDLKLGRRLSATDISFLLTEARSRTMLIAAKLAQEDLRLQHDPLMSPIVWDLGHSGHYEEVWLGANLESGDTGSEGLRGI; encoded by the coding sequence GTGGATCTCAAACTTGGCCGCCGGCTGTCCGCAACTGATATCTCGTTTCTGCTGACCGAAGCCAGAAGCAGGACCATGCTGATCGCGGCGAAGCTCGCCCAAGAAGATCTTCGACTCCAGCACGACCCACTCATGAGCCCCATCGTCTGGGACTTGGGCCACAGCGGCCATTATGAGGAAGTCTGGCTCGGGGCGAACCTCGAGAGTGGTGACACCGGGTCTGAAGGGCTACGGGGCATCTAG
- a CDS encoding threonine/serine dehydratase, translated as MTTLRFPLERLEEARARIASSVHRTPLLPSRTLSDRIGAPVYLKCENLQKTGAFKVRGALHRLLMLSDEERARGVATISAGNHAQAVAWASSAAGVSSLVVMPENASPTKVRASREYGAEVVLHGDARAAFAHVLEIADERGLTFVHPFDDEEVVAGHASCGLEIVEDLPDVAAIVVPVGGGGLSSSIAAAVAATRPGIAVWGVEPEGAPGMHRSLAAGEAIHLDSVETIADGLAAPMAGVLNHALLEEHSRGVMLVSDAEIVTGLRVLLERTKLLAEPAGAAGIAALLAGKIPLDPNGPVVVVISGGNADLDGLGGLLREGR; from the coding sequence ATGACTACCCTACGCTTCCCACTGGAGCGCCTCGAAGAGGCGCGGGCACGAATTGCATCGTCCGTCCATCGGACGCCGCTTCTTCCATCACGCACCCTCTCGGATCGCATCGGCGCGCCCGTGTACCTGAAGTGCGAGAATCTCCAGAAAACGGGCGCATTTAAGGTGAGGGGCGCCCTGCACCGCTTGTTGATGCTGTCGGACGAGGAGCGGGCGAGAGGCGTTGCCACGATCTCTGCAGGTAACCACGCCCAGGCGGTCGCGTGGGCTTCGAGCGCCGCTGGCGTGAGCAGCCTCGTCGTGATGCCCGAAAACGCCTCGCCTACAAAAGTGCGAGCGAGTCGCGAGTACGGAGCCGAGGTCGTGCTCCATGGTGATGCCCGAGCAGCCTTCGCCCATGTCCTGGAGATCGCGGACGAGAGGGGACTGACATTCGTGCATCCGTTCGACGATGAAGAGGTGGTCGCGGGACATGCGAGTTGCGGGCTGGAAATCGTAGAAGATTTGCCGGATGTGGCGGCCATTGTGGTTCCCGTGGGTGGCGGCGGACTGTCGTCGTCGATCGCCGCAGCCGTGGCGGCCACCCGCCCTGGGATCGCGGTTTGGGGCGTCGAGCCAGAGGGGGCACCGGGAATGCACAGGAGCCTGGCTGCGGGAGAGGCTATTCATCTCGACTCCGTGGAGACGATCGCGGACGGCCTCGCCGCCCCAATGGCCGGGGTGCTGAACCACGCCTTGCTCGAGGAGCATTCCCGGGGCGTGATGCTCGTGAGCGACGCAGAGATCGTCACCGGACTCCGGGTATTACTCGAGCGTACGAAGCTGCTGGCCGAGCCAGCGGGTGCCGCAGGGATAGCGGCACTTTTGGCGGGCAAGATCCCGCTTGATCCGAACGGTCCGGTCGTTGTGGTGATCAGTGGCGGTAATGCTGACCTCGATGGGTTGGGTGGTCTGCTGCGGGAGGGTAGATGA
- a CDS encoding D-aminoacylase, translated as MRKTALICMLALSSFSGEVSGQGTAPLYDIVIRDGRVLDGSGNPWIAADVAIQTGRIVRIGHIEGTGRREIDATGLYVSPGFIDMMDQSGSVLLRNGLAENKLRMGVTSAIGGEGGTPVGVDGIEGYFRNLEEQGISMNFGSYFSETQARVAVLGNENRAPTAAELDEMRGIMASAMQQGVMGMTTALIYPPSSFASTDELVEIAKVAADYGGIYASHIRDEGRGLVGAVQEAIEVGERGGLPVEIFHYKGAYEPGWGTVIKEAAVEIEAARSRGVDVAADMYPYTAGGSGLEATIPSWAFDGGMDSVRARIGRDDVRDRMKGELVTGYEGWWNIVEAAGGWDGVVLVNARNDENAHFEGKSITQIAQEWGKDPADAAWDLVAAGQGRVMAIYHMMSEEDVKWALQRPWTSIGSDAGAALTPGSADVLGLPHPRSYGTFPRVLGKYVRDEQVLTLAEAVRKMTSWPATRMRLDRRGVIREGAWADITIFDLDRVSDQATYDEPVLFPVGIEYVLVNGEVVIEDGGTHTGARPGHVLYGPGKGSNR; from the coding sequence ATGCGTAAGACTGCTCTGATCTGCATGCTCGCGCTCTCCTCCTTCTCGGGAGAGGTGTCCGGCCAAGGAACAGCACCCTTGTACGACATCGTCATCCGAGATGGACGTGTCCTCGATGGATCCGGGAATCCTTGGATCGCCGCTGACGTCGCCATCCAGACAGGCCGCATCGTCCGGATCGGTCATATCGAAGGAACCGGTCGCCGCGAGATCGATGCGACCGGGCTCTACGTGTCACCGGGCTTCATCGACATGATGGACCAGTCGGGTAGTGTTCTCCTGCGGAACGGGCTGGCTGAGAACAAGCTCCGCATGGGTGTGACATCAGCGATCGGGGGCGAGGGCGGGACACCGGTCGGAGTGGACGGCATCGAAGGATACTTCCGGAACCTGGAAGAGCAGGGCATTTCGATGAACTTCGGCTCCTACTTTTCTGAGACCCAGGCGAGGGTAGCCGTCCTTGGCAACGAGAATAGGGCGCCTACTGCGGCGGAGCTCGACGAGATGCGGGGCATCATGGCAAGCGCCATGCAGCAGGGGGTGATGGGTATGACCACTGCACTCATATACCCGCCTTCGTCCTTCGCCTCGACAGATGAGCTCGTCGAGATCGCGAAAGTCGCTGCGGACTACGGCGGCATCTATGCCAGTCACATTCGCGACGAGGGCCGGGGCCTGGTAGGTGCGGTGCAGGAGGCGATTGAGGTCGGTGAGCGAGGCGGCCTGCCCGTTGAGATCTTCCACTACAAGGGCGCCTACGAGCCCGGGTGGGGCACCGTGATCAAAGAGGCTGCGGTCGAGATCGAGGCCGCGCGGAGCCGAGGGGTGGATGTCGCGGCGGACATGTACCCCTATACCGCGGGCGGCTCGGGGCTCGAGGCGACGATCCCTTCGTGGGCCTTCGACGGAGGTATGGACTCTGTGCGGGCCCGGATCGGCCGCGACGACGTCCGTGACCGCATGAAGGGTGAGTTGGTCACCGGATACGAGGGTTGGTGGAACATCGTCGAAGCTGCGGGTGGCTGGGACGGTGTCGTCCTGGTCAACGCGCGCAACGACGAAAACGCCCACTTCGAGGGGAAGAGCATCACGCAGATCGCCCAGGAATGGGGAAAGGACCCTGCTGACGCCGCATGGGATTTGGTAGCCGCCGGCCAGGGGCGGGTGATGGCCATCTACCACATGATGAGCGAAGAAGACGTGAAGTGGGCACTCCAACGCCCTTGGACGAGCATCGGGAGTGACGCGGGTGCGGCCCTTACTCCCGGAAGCGCCGACGTCCTGGGTCTTCCACACCCCCGGAGCTACGGTACCTTCCCGCGCGTGCTCGGAAAGTACGTGCGGGACGAACAGGTCCTGACGTTGGCGGAAGCAGTGCGCAAGATGACTTCTTGGCCAGCCACTCGAATGCGCTTGGACCGACGCGGTGTCATCCGCGAGGGCGCCTGGGCGGACATCACGATCTTCGACCTCGATCGAGTATCCGATCAGGCGACGTACGACGAACCGGTACTGTTTCCGGTCGGGATCGAGTACGTGTTGGTAAACGGAGAGGTTGTAATCGAGGACGGAGGCACGCACACCGGGGCTCGTCCTGGACACGTTCTCTATGGACCTGGGAAAGGAAGCAATCGATGA